Proteins co-encoded in one Sulfurimonas sp. HSL1-2 genomic window:
- the guaA gene encoding glutamine-hydrolyzing GMP synthase: MKDVSIIVLDFGSQYTQLIARRLREERIYCEIVPYFTKVDEITAKNPKGIILSGGPASVYDKDAYEVDKAIYDLGLPVMGICYGMQRIAVDFGGSVIRSDHHEYGKAELYINEEHGNVSPLFESCENSRVVWMSHSDRVDVLPEGFAPIAYSDNSPYAAIANEEKRVYAMQYHPEVQHSEEGYLMLRNFARKICGVTEKWDMGHFLKEQIAKIKEQVGGGKVLCGLSGGVDSSVVAALLYEAIGDQLIPVFVDNGLLRKGEREQVEEVFKVNLKVPLVVADASELFLERLAGVTDPETKRKTIGHTFIEVFEAEAKKHSGIKFLAQGTLYPDVIESVSVKGPSETIKSHHNVGGLPDWMDFELIEPLRELFKDEVRKLGRELGLPESMINRHPFPGPGLAIRIMGDVNKPDLNLLREADVILLDELKASGYYTRTWQAFAVLLNVKSVGVMGDNRTYDNTVCVRVVEAVDGMTATFAHLPHDLLERISRRIINEVDGINRVVYDISSKPPATIEWE; this comes from the coding sequence GTGAAAGACGTCAGCATTATCGTACTGGATTTCGGATCACAGTACACGCAGCTTATTGCGCGCCGCCTGCGCGAGGAACGCATCTACTGTGAAATTGTTCCCTACTTCACCAAAGTCGATGAGATTACCGCGAAAAACCCCAAGGGGATTATCCTGAGCGGCGGTCCGGCATCGGTTTACGACAAAGACGCCTACGAAGTGGACAAGGCGATCTATGACCTCGGTCTCCCCGTGATGGGGATCTGCTATGGGATGCAGCGCATCGCCGTCGATTTCGGCGGCTCGGTTATCCGTTCCGATCACCACGAATACGGCAAGGCGGAACTCTATATCAACGAGGAGCACGGCAATGTTTCCCCGCTGTTCGAATCGTGCGAGAACAGCCGTGTCGTCTGGATGAGCCATAGCGACCGTGTTGATGTCCTGCCGGAAGGCTTTGCACCGATCGCCTACTCTGACAACTCTCCCTACGCGGCGATCGCGAATGAGGAGAAACGCGTCTACGCCATGCAGTATCACCCGGAAGTACAGCACAGTGAAGAGGGTTACCTCATGCTGCGCAACTTCGCGCGCAAGATCTGCGGCGTGACCGAGAAGTGGGACATGGGCCACTTTCTCAAGGAGCAGATCGCGAAGATCAAAGAACAGGTCGGCGGGGGCAAGGTCCTCTGCGGACTCTCCGGCGGGGTAGACTCCTCTGTTGTCGCCGCGCTGCTGTACGAAGCGATCGGCGACCAGCTGATCCCGGTCTTTGTTGACAACGGGCTGCTGCGCAAGGGCGAGCGCGAACAGGTCGAGGAGGTCTTCAAGGTCAACCTCAAAGTCCCCCTCGTCGTTGCCGATGCTTCCGAACTCTTCCTGGAACGTCTGGCGGGCGTCACCGATCCGGAGACAAAACGCAAAACGATCGGACACACTTTTATCGAGGTCTTTGAAGCCGAGGCGAAGAAGCACTCCGGCATCAAGTTCCTGGCGCAGGGAACCCTTTATCCCGACGTCATTGAGTCCGTCTCCGTCAAAGGGCCTTCCGAGACGATCAAGTCCCACCACAACGTCGGCGGTCTGCCCGACTGGATGGACTTCGAGCTGATCGAGCCGCTGCGCGAACTCTTCAAGGATGAAGTCCGCAAGCTCGGCCGCGAACTGGGCCTTCCGGAATCGATGATCAACCGCCATCCGTTCCCGGGGCCGGGCCTGGCGATCCGTATCATGGGCGACGTCAACAAACCGGATCTCAACCTCCTGCGCGAGGCGGACGTCATCCTGCTCGACGAGCTTAAGGCGAGCGGATACTATACCCGTACGTGGCAGGCGTTTGCCGTCCTGCTCAACGTCAAGAGCGTCGGCGTCATGGGGGACAACCGTACTTACGACAATACCGTCTGTGTCCGTGTCGTCGAGGCGGTCGACGGGATGACGGCGACCTTTGCACACCTGCCGCATGACCTGCTCGAGCGCATCAGCCGCCGCATCATCAACGAAGTCGACGGGATCAACCGCGTCGTCTACGACATCAGCTCCAAGCCGCCTGCAACGATCGAGTGGGAATAG
- the nhaD gene encoding sodium:proton antiporter NhaD, translating to MHDTMLDLTSTWVGIAVLAVFVIGYYFIATEEKYELNKAKPALFIGTFSFMLIGIYYALNGLSPDPLHDEMRTLIEEIAEIFFFLFVAMTFIETLIERGVFDVLKYKLVSKGYSYKKLFWLTGLLAFFISPVADNLTTALILSTVLFTIDRDNHKFLVPGAINIVVAANAGGAWSPFGDITTLMAWTAQKGEFVDFLFLFVPSIGGWVLTAWLLARFVPAGAPAFDASTEAAPQMRDGGMTVVYLGAATIVIAVLGHQFFHFPAMWGMVFGLALLKLYSFRLTKQKRDSFDIFVNMEKIENDTLLFFFGILSAVGALHYVGFLNYIHDLYGVIGATASNIGVGFLSAIVDNVPVMSAILKASPEMGLDQWMLVTMTAGIGGSLISFGSAAGVGVMGRLRGIYTFGSHMKYAWTILAGYLLSLALWYVQFEILGLY from the coding sequence ATGCATGATACCATGCTTGATCTGACCTCGACATGGGTCGGGATCGCTGTACTGGCCGTCTTTGTCATTGGCTATTATTTTATTGCAACGGAAGAAAAATATGAGTTGAACAAGGCCAAGCCGGCGCTGTTCATCGGGACGTTCTCGTTTATGCTGATCGGGATCTACTATGCGCTCAACGGGCTCTCCCCGGATCCGCTGCATGACGAGATGCGCACCCTGATCGAGGAGATCGCGGAGATCTTCTTCTTCCTGTTCGTAGCGATGACCTTCATTGAGACCCTGATCGAACGCGGGGTCTTCGACGTGCTGAAATACAAGCTGGTCTCCAAGGGCTACAGCTACAAGAAACTGTTCTGGCTGACGGGCCTGCTGGCGTTCTTCATCTCCCCGGTGGCCGACAACCTGACGACGGCGCTGATCCTCTCGACGGTCCTCTTTACGATCGACCGCGACAACCACAAGTTCCTGGTGCCGGGAGCGATCAACATTGTCGTGGCGGCCAACGCCGGCGGTGCCTGGAGCCCCTTCGGCGATATTACGACGCTCATGGCGTGGACGGCGCAGAAGGGCGAGTTTGTGGACTTCCTCTTCCTCTTCGTCCCCTCCATCGGGGGCTGGGTTCTGACGGCGTGGCTGCTCGCCCGTTTCGTGCCTGCGGGTGCACCGGCGTTTGATGCCAGTACGGAAGCGGCACCGCAGATGCGCGACGGCGGGATGACCGTCGTCTACCTCGGCGCTGCCACGATCGTCATCGCGGTTCTCGGGCACCAGTTTTTCCACTTCCCGGCGATGTGGGGTATGGTCTTCGGTCTGGCGCTCCTGAAGCTCTACTCTTTCCGCCTTACCAAGCAGAAGCGGGATTCGTTTGACATCTTCGTCAACATGGAGAAGATCGAGAACGATACGCTGCTCTTCTTCTTCGGGATCCTCTCCGCCGTCGGTGCGCTGCACTATGTCGGGTTCCTCAACTACATTCACGACCTCTACGGCGTGATCGGTGCGACGGCGTCGAATATCGGTGTAGGGTTCCTCTCGGCGATCGTCGACAACGTGCCGGTGATGAGTGCGATCCTCAAAGCGAGCCCGGAGATGGGGCTGGACCAGTGGATGCTCGTGACGATGACGGCGGGAATCGGCGGGAGCCTGATCAGCTTCGGTTCCGCCGCCGGTGTCGGCGTTATGGGGCGTTTGCGCGGGATTTATACCTTCGGCTCGCACATGAAATACGCTTGGACGATTCTGGCCGGGTATCTCCTCTCTCTGGCGCTTTGGTACGTCCAGTTCGAGATCCTCGGGCTGTACTGA
- the nadB gene encoding L-aspartate oxidase, with protein sequence MQYDILIIGAGVAGLYAALNIPTDKKVLLINKTRPWECNTYYAQGGVTTARNDADIPIHINDTLEAGAGMCNVEAVRVLSETSQEVVRDLMARGFKFDTAEDGRLLYTKEAAHSADRILHAGGDATGRHLHHFLLMNNPHPMLANATVIDFLIEEGKICGVEVVYKGERKVILAHQVILASGGVGSLYRFHTNAYSISGDIQGICAEKGIALENMEMMQFHPTVYLGNQSVQKQLLSEALRGEGAQVEDEDGYRFLFDYDPRGELAPRDIVSRALFDYRRKTKKQIYLSFREFDPAYFHKRFPNISANLRDMGFDIPKDRVPISPAFHYAIGGIKTDLDGHVEGVKGLYAIGEAASTGVHGANRLASNSLLEGLVFAKRATAALLNEPGTRCSTHFETGDDPLFVEGDKEKKEQLRRIMWKHVSIVRTTEGLQEALAEIDAMLASPIGRMLRLRLMTAHEIVRAALAREESVGVHYREN encoded by the coding sequence ATGCAGTATGACATTCTGATCATCGGTGCCGGGGTCGCCGGACTCTATGCCGCGCTGAACATTCCCACCGATAAAAAAGTACTCCTCATCAACAAGACCCGCCCCTGGGAATGCAATACCTATTACGCCCAGGGCGGGGTAACGACGGCACGCAACGATGCCGATATCCCGATTCACATCAACGACACCCTCGAAGCCGGGGCGGGGATGTGTAACGTTGAAGCCGTCCGCGTACTGAGCGAAACGTCGCAGGAAGTCGTCAGGGATCTGATGGCGCGCGGCTTCAAATTCGATACCGCCGAGGACGGCCGTCTGCTCTACACCAAGGAGGCTGCGCACTCCGCCGACCGCATTCTGCACGCGGGCGGTGATGCGACGGGGCGGCACCTGCACCACTTCCTGCTGATGAACAATCCTCACCCCATGCTGGCCAACGCCACCGTCATCGATTTCCTGATCGAAGAGGGGAAGATCTGCGGGGTCGAAGTCGTCTACAAGGGCGAACGCAAGGTGATCCTCGCGCACCAGGTGATCCTCGCCAGCGGCGGGGTGGGATCGCTCTACCGCTTTCATACGAACGCCTACAGCATCAGCGGCGATATCCAGGGGATCTGCGCCGAAAAGGGGATCGCGCTCGAAAACATGGAGATGATGCAGTTCCACCCGACGGTCTACCTCGGCAACCAATCGGTGCAGAAACAGCTGCTCAGCGAGGCCCTGCGGGGTGAAGGTGCGCAGGTCGAGGACGAAGACGGGTACCGTTTCCTCTTCGACTACGACCCTCGGGGCGAACTCGCACCACGGGACATCGTCAGCCGGGCGCTGTTCGACTACCGCCGCAAAACGAAAAAGCAGATATACCTCTCCTTCCGGGAGTTCGATCCGGCCTATTTCCACAAGCGCTTCCCGAATATCAGCGCAAACCTGCGGGATATGGGTTTCGACATCCCCAAAGACCGGGTGCCGATCTCCCCGGCGTTTCACTACGCCATCGGCGGGATCAAGACGGACCTCGACGGCCATGTCGAGGGCGTCAAAGGTCTCTACGCCATCGGCGAGGCGGCATCGACGGGCGTGCACGGCGCCAACCGGCTGGCGAGCAATTCGCTGCTGGAGGGACTGGTCTTCGCCAAACGTGCGACCGCGGCGCTGCTGAATGAGCCCGGCACCCGCTGCTCTACGCACTTTGAAACGGGGGACGACCCCCTGTTCGTCGAGGGGGACAAAGAGAAAAAGGAGCAGCTGCGCCGTATAATGTGGAAACACGTTTCCATTGTCCGGACAACAGAAGGGCTCCAGGAAGCACTGGCCGAAATCGATGCCATGCTCGCTTCCCCGATCGGCCGGATGCTTCGGTTGCGCCTGATGACGGCGCACGAGATCGTCCGCGCGGCACTGGCCAGGGAAGAATCGGTCGGGGTCCATTACCGCGAAAACTGA